Proteins encoded together in one Lysobacterales bacterium window:
- a CDS encoding c-type cytochrome: MRTLLRFLIRLAALCVVLAVFVFGLAWFRSEQARNRHYALPRLAIEATVTPERIARGEHLARTRGCTGCHGPELMGEHMIDAGPVMQVYTPNLTPGGVLATHDLARFEHALRHAVARDGRPLLVMPAEDFALLSNEDVVALFVYLKQLPPVTTTQPASRIGPLGRVLYLFGQLPVWKAGSIDHALASRGAPAPPATADVAYGAYVAQGCIGCHGATLVGGRIPGTPPDFIAAANLTPHANGLADWSEADFFRAIREGKRPNGSAIDAVMPWRELRHMDDIELSALWAYLRSLPPRAR; the protein is encoded by the coding sequence ATGAGAACCCTGCTACGTTTTCTGATCCGCCTCGCCGCGCTGTGCGTGGTGCTCGCCGTATTCGTGTTCGGACTCGCGTGGTTTCGCTCCGAGCAGGCACGCAACCGACACTACGCATTGCCTCGCCTGGCGATCGAGGCCACCGTCACGCCCGAACGCATCGCTCGTGGCGAGCACCTCGCGCGCACTCGCGGCTGCACTGGCTGCCACGGCCCGGAGTTGATGGGCGAACACATGATCGATGCCGGCCCGGTGATGCAGGTCTACACGCCGAACCTGACCCCGGGCGGCGTGCTCGCCACGCACGACCTTGCCCGCTTCGAGCACGCGCTGCGCCACGCCGTGGCTCGCGACGGCCGTCCCCTGCTGGTCATGCCCGCGGAGGATTTCGCGCTGCTCTCGAACGAGGATGTGGTCGCACTGTTCGTGTACCTGAAGCAACTCCCGCCGGTGACCACGACCCAGCCCGCAAGCCGCATCGGACCGTTGGGCCGCGTGCTGTACCTGTTCGGGCAACTGCCGGTGTGGAAGGCAGGGAGCATCGACCACGCACTTGCCAGCCGTGGCGCACCAGCGCCGCCAGCGACAGCAGATGTCGCCTACGGTGCCTACGTCGCCCAAGGTTGCATCGGCTGCCATGGCGCCACCTTGGTGGGCGGCCGCATCCCGGGCACGCCGCCGGACTTCATCGCTGCGGCGAACCTGACACCACACGCGAACGGCCTTGCCGACTGGTCCGAAGCGGATTTCTTCCGCGCGATACGCGAAGGCAAGCGCCCGAACGGCAGCGCGATCGACGCGGTCATGCCCTGGCGCGAATTGCGGCACATGGACGACATCGAGTTGAGCGCGCTCTGGGCTTACCTGCGCTCGCTGCCGCCGCGTGCACGCTGA
- a CDS encoding succinylglutamate desuccinylase/aspartoacylase family protein, whose protein sequence is MRRVLAGVWLCAGLAVGAQDFPIDAKPGPAQSTSEPAREAAAAPAAVAPAALPKTPMAVVAPTMDAVAVTPLPIMAEGAETTPLSLLGQSVRPGTRAELHWASGQSFDGTVVTTPVIVAHGTTAGPRICLTAAVHGDELNGIEIVRRLMNELDPASLSGTVVGVPIVNYLGYARGSRYLPDRRDLNRYFPGTTSGSSASRIAHSFFSEVVSNCQALVDFHTGSFDRKNLPQVRGDLRIPAVLEFSRGFGATAVLHSPGSRGMLRHAAVAAGIPAITFEVGSPMRLEPAEIDHAVQALHTLLHKMGMTRSFRMWAEPQALFYAAKWVRSDSGGMLFSEVNLGDRVRVGQRLGKVIDPVQNSERAIVSPVQGKVIGMALNQIVLPGFAAYHIGVQTDEQQVREAATNDPQNAEAAAAAGDESAETEDGDASPIETPRDDEDGER, encoded by the coding sequence ATGAGGCGGGTGCTGGCTGGCGTCTGGTTGTGCGCGGGGCTGGCCGTGGGTGCCCAGGATTTTCCGATCGACGCCAAGCCCGGGCCCGCGCAGAGCACCAGCGAGCCTGCGCGCGAGGCAGCCGCAGCGCCGGCGGCAGTTGCACCCGCAGCGTTGCCAAAGACGCCGATGGCGGTGGTGGCACCGACCATGGACGCAGTCGCGGTGACGCCGTTGCCGATCATGGCCGAGGGGGCCGAAACCACGCCGCTATCGCTGCTCGGCCAGTCGGTGCGGCCGGGAACACGCGCCGAATTGCACTGGGCGTCCGGACAAAGTTTTGACGGCACCGTGGTGACCACGCCGGTAATCGTCGCGCACGGGACAACGGCGGGGCCGCGCATCTGCTTGACTGCAGCGGTGCACGGCGACGAACTCAATGGCATCGAGATCGTGCGCCGCCTGATGAATGAGTTGGATCCTGCGAGCCTGTCCGGCACCGTGGTCGGCGTGCCGATCGTGAACTACCTCGGCTACGCGCGCGGCTCGCGCTACCTGCCGGATCGGCGCGATCTCAACCGCTATTTCCCGGGCACGACGAGCGGCAGTTCGGCCTCGCGCATCGCGCACAGTTTCTTCTCTGAAGTGGTGTCGAATTGCCAGGCGCTGGTGGATTTCCATACCGGATCCTTCGATCGCAAGAATCTGCCGCAGGTGCGCGGCGACCTGCGCATCCCGGCCGTGCTCGAGTTCTCGCGCGGCTTCGGAGCGACCGCGGTACTGCATTCGCCGGGTTCGCGCGGCATGCTGCGCCATGCCGCGGTGGCGGCCGGCATTCCGGCGATCACCTTCGAGGTCGGGTCGCCGATGCGCCTGGAACCGGCCGAGATCGACCATGCGGTGCAAGCCCTGCACACGCTGCTGCACAAGATGGGCATGACCCGCAGCTTTCGCATGTGGGCCGAGCCGCAGGCGCTGTTTTACGCGGCCAAATGGGTGCGCTCGGATAGCGGTGGCATGCTGTTCTCGGAGGTGAATCTTGGCGATCGCGTGCGCGTCGGCCAGCGTCTTGGCAAGGTCATCGACCCGGTGCAGAACAGCGAGCGCGCGATCGTGTCGCCGGTGCAGGGCAAGGTCATCGGCATGGCCCTGAATCAGATCGTGCTGCCCGGTTTTGCTGCCTATCACATCGGCGTGCAGACCGACGAGCAGCAGGTGCGCGAGGCCGCCACGAATGACCCGCAGAACGCCGAGGCCGCCGCCGCGGCTGGCGATGAATCGGCGGAGACCGAGGACGGCGATGCCTCGCCGATCGAGACCCCGCGCGACGACGAGGACGGCGAGCGCTGA
- a CDS encoding transcriptional repressor encodes MSPLRHGGHQHAHAPVSFVHAVEAACAARSLKLTPMRRRVLELIAAADRPVKAYELLDQLRPDVARAAPTQVYRALDFLIEHGFIHKLESINAFTSCHHPAEQHTVPFFICDRCGVATEFCDSRVASMLVAHADSLGFTPHAQTLEVHGVCAHCRVAGA; translated from the coding sequence ATGAGTCCGCTGCGGCACGGAGGGCATCAGCATGCGCATGCGCCGGTGTCGTTCGTGCACGCGGTGGAGGCGGCCTGCGCTGCGCGTAGCCTCAAGCTGACGCCGATGCGACGACGCGTGCTGGAGCTGATCGCGGCCGCGGATCGCCCGGTCAAGGCCTATGAACTGCTCGACCAGTTGCGCCCGGACGTGGCGCGCGCTGCGCCGACCCAGGTCTACCGCGCGCTCGACTTCCTGATCGAGCACGGCTTCATCCACAAGCTCGAATCGATCAACGCCTTCACCAGTTGCCATCACCCGGCGGAGCAGCACACGGTGCCGTTCTTCATCTGCGACCGCTGCGGCGTGGCCACCGAGTTCTGCGATTCCAGGGTGGCGTCGATGCTGGTGGCGCACGCCGACTCGCTCGGATTCACGCCGCACGCGCAGACGCTGGAAGTGCACGGTGTCTGCGCGCATTGCCGGGTGGCGGGCGCATGA